The Meriones unguiculatus strain TT.TT164.6M chromosome 14, Bangor_MerUng_6.1, whole genome shotgun sequence sequence TGACCTCGACTCTCCTGTACACCCTGTATTTCCAGTGTCCAATAACAGGTGCTTAGAAAATCCTTGCTGACTGACTAGTAATGACATGTTCCTCCCAGGCAGGGACTATTATCATTTTTTAATAAAGGAAGAAACTGAGTCCAAGAGAAGCTATGTGAACTGGCTAGTGTCAAAAATCCAgtcaggttttttattttttgagacaagtcttactctgtagcccagcctggccaggAGTATAGGCACAAGCCACCATGTCGGACTTTAGAGCTAAGATTTGACTTGTCTGCCTAGTTTCTGATATGATGTACCTCTGTCCTTGCCCTCACCCCTACCCCaacactgggaatcaaacttgggacTTTGCAGAGGCCTGGTAGTTTGTCTATGTGTTGGGTACTTCTGGCCACATCTGCCAAGGAGTTTCTCAACTCAGTTAGTTGGGATGAGTAGACCCACTCTAACTGCGAGCAGCGTCATTCCATGGCCTGATGTCCCACAAAGGAGAAGCAGTCTCTCTGTGCTGAGATTAGGGGCAGGTGCCACTAGGCCCAACCTTTAGAtctatcttattttattacttatttagtTTTGACtaaatatgtatgtttgtgtttgtttgtgcatgtgggtgcaggtcctgcagagactgagagagggcAATAGAAGTCCctgagatggagttacaggtggctgtgactcctgatgtgggtgctgggaactgaagcccgggtctctgcaagagcagtgtgtgttcttaacctctgagccatctctccagccccgaggcAAGGTTTTGCTTTATGACcctggctggacttgaacttgtaatccttctgcctcagcctcctctgtAGTCTGCACTACTACCCATGGCTTAGAGCTTGTGTTCTTCATTGCTGGTCTGTATTTCAGGCTCCCACCAAATGAAGAATGAGATCCTGGTTCATGACTCTTACATGCTAGACACCAGTCTCTTATCTTCACTGACAATATCTTGGAAGTGTTACGGATTCAATTATGTCTCTGTGTGGAAGGCTCTCTTAGGATCTCAGAAGGTGACCTTGTTTGGAGATAGGCTTTTTGTAGAAGTGAGGTCATCAGGATGTGTCCTAGGTCAGTATCCCTGGTGTCCTTATTAAGGGAAACTGGGACAGAGAAGGCTGTGCACAGAGGGAAGATTCGTGATGAAATATAGGGAGGAGTTGGCTATCCACTAGCTAAGGCCTGGACAGAGTCTCTTCCTCAGCCCCAGCTCGACCAGCTCTTGCTTAGTTCCTGATCCTGGCTTTTCATTGTCTCTGACatccatttctgattttttaaagactttttaaagtttttaaattttactttattttaattaattattattattattattattattttttttttttggcgacaggttttctttgtataatagagccctggctgtcctagaacttgttctgtagacaagtctggccttgaactgaggGAGATTtacctgaactcacagaggcctgcctgcctctgccttccaagcgctgggactaaaggcgtgtaccaccccCGCCCAgctaagatgtatttattttattttatgagtatgaatgttttgcctgcatgtgtaccatgttcatgcctggtgcccagagaggctagaagagggcattagatcccttaGAACTGTGAGCTACTATTTTATggaaggtttctattgctgcaatgaaacaccatgaccagaatggggaagaaagggtttattttatttggctttcaTTTCCACACCAttgtccatcattgaaggaagccaggacaggaactgaaacaaggcaggaacctggaggcaggagctggtgcagaggccatggaggggtgttgcttactgacttgctcagcctgctttcttacagcacccaagaccaccagctcagggatggcaccacccacaatggactgggccctcccccatcaatcagtaattaagaaatgTCCTACAAGATTGCCTATAGCCCTatcttatggaaacattttctcagatgaAGTTCCATCTTTCAGATGATTGTagcttgagtcaagttgacaaaacttaACTAGATTATCTCTGACAGTGTTACTTCCAGTCACGGTTATGTGTTGCGCTCCTAGGGATCAGGCTCCATACGTAGCTCAGTACATATGAGGTAGGGGCTGCTCACAGCATGGCAAACCAGTAAGCAAGCAAAAGTGTACGGTTAGAACCCAGGACACTGGTAATTTCCAATACCCTCTCCCAGCAACCTGCTTGGACCAGTCAGTGCTCATCACCCTGGTCTGAGTCTGTTGTCACAGGACATCCTTCCTTTGTGCTTTAGCCTGGCTCTTCTCCCTCAGGAGAACACCAATTCTGTTGCATCAGGGCACATTCCATGATCTTATCCTGTTTCCCAAAGTGTCCACTGTCACCAGCACCAGGTAGATAGGAATGTGTGTGGGACACTGTCTTACCCTCAGGAAGGGGTGTGGTCCATCCTCAGCCCTGATGTGTCTGTTGTCATGTCTTCCAGAGGAAGAGCGAGTAGACATCCTGGTCAACAATGCGGCAGTGATGCGGTGCCCGCAGTGGACTACTGAGGATGGCTTTGAGATGCAGTTTGGTGTCAACTACTTGGGTGAGGTCTGGGCTGGTTTTAACTGTGTTTTATTAGAGTGGGTTCTCAGTGGGGAGTCACCCATTCTGGGGGTTGGGATCTTACTCTGTTCTCTTAAACTTTATTAATGCATATTTCTATCCATAGACTGGGTGAATCTTCATTTTTTCTCCCTTCTACAACTTTTTATAATTAGTTTTTAGGTCATTGTATAAATGATAGCATTTTCATATGTACGGGTCCTTATACCTTGGTCTCACTTGTTCTTTTCTCCTACTGACCTTCCCTccacccttctctttcttcccccagCTTTCACAGTTTTATTTTTGTGGCTGTGATCCAACACCCTGGCaaaaaagcagcttaagggagaaagggtttcttaGGCTCATGGTTCCAGGTCATAGTCCTAAAGTGGCATGTTGCATGTGCATGCcagtgctcagctagctttctttccTCTTAGACAGTGCAGGGCTCAAAATGAGCAAACGGTGCTGCCCACTCTCAGGGTAGACATTCCCCCATCAGTGATCACAGTCTAGTACCCGCTACAGGCAGGGACGCAGCCATCAGGACCTACATAGCTCCACTTTGAGCTTGTTGCAGTATCAGGTTGACAATGACAATGACTGTATCTTCCCATCTGCCTGTCTGTCCATccgtcttccttccttccttccttccttccttccttccttccttccttccttccttcctttcagattAAGTTTTAGTGTGTATATGGGtattgcctgcgtgtatgtctgtgcaccgcatgcatgcctggtaccctctGAGGCTAGAATTGGGTATCAGATCCTCTAGGATAGGaattgtgggtgctaggaattgagccCGAGTCACAGGAAGAGTAGCTAGTACTCTTAATATCTGAGCTGTCTGATTTCAAAATTTCTATCCTGATTTCAAAATTTTCAATGGCCTCATTTCTCCGTTGAATATATCtatcatatttaaaataatttttttttcttcaggtggtggtacatgcatgcctttaatcctagcaccagggagacagaggcaggtgggataTTTATGAGTTCCTAGGTCAGTGTGGTCTCCCTAGCAAGTTCTAGAACATCCGAGGCTGTGCATAGTGAATCCCagtcacaaaaaaattaaaaaaaaaaaattaacttcgaGAATTTCACACGTTTACGATGAAATCTGATCACATCCCTCTGATAGTTCTCTGCCACGCCACCCACACCCTGTCACCATGCTGCTgtcccaacttcatgtcttttgaagccctggctggtcttgaacgtGTGTGTGAAGAAGACTGTGAACATCTGGCCCTTCCTCCTTTATTcacagggttagggttacaggccTAGGCCACTGTGCCgatcttgctttttgtttgtttgtctttttttttttttttgaatacaGGGTCTtggtatcacattttctttatctgttcatctCTTGATGatcatctaggctgtttccattttctggccttAGGAATCATTGCAGTGATAAACATGGATGAGCAGTTATCTCTGTGGTGTGCTGACTTACAGTCCCTTAGGTCTCTGTCCAGGAGAGGTGGAGCTGGGCCATATGGTAGTCCATTGTAGAGAAGcctccacattgatttccatagtggcttcaacagtttacattccaccagcagtgaGTAAGGGTTCTTCTCGGCATGTCCTTGCCAGTAtttattgtcatttattttcttggtGATGGACATTCTGACCAGGtagagatgaaatctcagagcagtttccctgatggctaaagatacAAGAAACCTTTTCAAATATTTGTtgtccatttgtatttcttcagttGAAAACTGTGTGTTCAGTTCTTTAGCCTATTTATTGATtagatgatttttttgttttattttgtttaacttttgCATTCTTCCTAATGGAAGGGAAGGACAAAGGAAGAGAGGCTCTGAAAGGAAAGCTGTCATTTTACCACCAGAAATAGCTATgataaaaaccaaatcaaaccaaagaaaacagtaAGCAGGGTGTGGTTGTTTTagtaagaatggcctccataggctcatgtgtttgaatgcttggttcccagttagttgaactgtttgggaagaattaaggggtgtggccttgttggaggacatgTGTCATTGAGGGATGGGGTTTGAGATTCCAAAACCCcgatcccccacccccacctatGGATCAGGATATAAAGCTCTCAGATACTTTGTTGACACCATGCCTGCCCACCTGTCACCATGATTACTATGGACTAACTCTCTAAAACCaggcaagcccccaattaaatgcttccttttctaAGAGTTGATTTGGCCATGGTGTGTATTCACAGCAATAGCTAAGACACAGGGCTTGCTGTTATACATCTTTAGAGCTTGACTATGGGTGCTAGTGGAGGAACACATCTTGATGGAAGGGAGAAGGTAATCTTCAACCAAGTGCACAGCTCCTGGATGTGCATGGagcagtgagggagggtggggataCCTGCATGGCCAGACGGGTCAGCTGAAATCAACCCTGGTGGTTAATGGGATGACATGTCACAGCCAGCTTGCTCTCACATCCAGGTGGTCTCTGTCTGTAATatctgcagaggcaggaggattgcctgaAGTTCAAGGCTAATCTAATCAATAGAGTGAGTTCCTGTGCCCATCaggcagagctacatagtgaggccttgtctcaaaaacaaaatacttgCTGCTAAGCCTTATGACCGAGGTTGGTCCCTcagacctacatggtggaaggagaaaaccagctcctgGAGGTTGGCCTTGCCTCCACGTGTGTGCTGTGGAATATGTACCGCCCCTTCCCAAATGTatctaactgaaaaaaaaaaaaagaaaaatcaattggATATAAATctaaggtttttaaaatttttgtttttcttctcagaaaaaaaaaaaactccaaacaaaataacaaaagtgGATGAGGAtatagaggaagaggaggattaTATTACTGCTCTGAATGAAAACTAATTTAGTAgggttggagagacagctcagtggttaaaagcactggttgttcttataaaagatctgggtttgattcccaacactctCAGGCCTCTCACAAacgtgtaactccagttccagtggactCACTGCTCTCGTGGCCTCCACGGCCACTGCATGCATGTTTGGCACagacatagacatatatgcagacaaaatacccattcatattaaaaaaaaaaaagtagaatagccattgtggggaaaaaaatgttttcttgtcATCCTTCATCCAGGTCACTTTCTATTGACAAATTTGCTGTTGGACAAGTTGAAGGCCTCGGCTCCTTCGCGCATCATCAACCTCTCGTCCTTGGCTCATGTTGCTGGGCACATAGACTTTGATGACTTAAACTGGCAGATGAAAAAGTATGACACCAAGGCAGCCTACTGCCAGAGCAAGTTGGCTGTTGTCCTCTTCACTAAGGAGCTGAGCCGCCGGCTGCAAGGTGTGcaaaaggcaatttttttttcttgtctccttcctttctttatgtCTGGAGTAGACAGCCCTGAGCTGGTGATAAAAGGCAAGTAGTATCTTTAAACACTGTTGTCAAAAGGATGGTACCTGTACCCATGTCCCCTTCTAGTGCGAGGCAGGCCTCACTAATACACCATGGCTCTAATAATTGCTCTTTAGTCTCGGTAAGCCTGCCCTCATCACACATGCTTGTCTTGCTTTTCTTGGATAGACTCCTAAGCCCTTGGCGCTATAAGCCAGTAGTTGTGAACTGGGAGTGGTTTTGGTCCATAGGGGACATGTGTCAATGTTTGCAGACATGCCTGTCACAACTGGGTCAGTGAGGTTGCTCCCAGCTTCTAGTGGGGTAAATTCAGGAGTCCTCCTGGATGGTTCCCCCTATTCCTTCCAATCTAATGGAAGGGATGTAGTGCCAGGgataaaaaaacagaaacaaaaccccctaaaaccaaacaacccccccaaaaaaaaccccaaaactgaaaccaaaacaaaaacaacaaaataaaacttccTGCTTCTCAAAAGTTGTCTGTGACTAGCTGTGCCAGCCACCTTGGGAGAGTCATAATTCTAGCATTTTAGTTCCCACTCCAGTCCCCTGCTTCAGACTCTGGTGGGGGTGGCAGAGTCCAGGAATGTGGGTCTGTTAGGCTCTCAGAGCTGCTGTGCCTGGGGAAGCCACTTGGCGGAGCCACCTTGTAAGAGGAAGCCGCTTGAAACTGGGGACAGTGTGGGTTCAAGTGTGGGAAACAGCGCAGCGTGGGGAAGACCTTGGTGAGTGGCGGCGGCCTTCCACGCTACGGCCTACCTGGTTGTTTTTCACTGGCTGTTTGTACGTGTGTGCATCCGTGTGGGGCTGTGCTTGTAAGTCAGTGGGCGATGTTGGTGCCACCCACTTAGTTTTTTATTTGAGACAACATCTCTTCCTTGGCTTGGAGCTCACCCACTAGTCTAGGCTATCcggtcagtgagccccagggatctgtctGTTTGCCTTCTCAGTGTCCACTGGGGATTCTGAGCAGGCACTACCACAGACACGGGTTTTGATCTGTGCTCTGGGCATCAGACTCGGGACATCCTGCTTGTGTGTCAagctctttaaccactgagctgtctttgcAGCACTCACCTATCTTTATATTTTCCTAGGCACTGGTGTATCTGTCAATGCTCTGCACCCTGGTGTGGCCAGGACCGAGCTGGGAAGACATACAGGCATGCACAACTCTACCTTCTCTGGCGTCACACTTGGTGAGTCCCCTTCCAGCTTGGTGTCCCCTCAGAGAGCCCTCTCTCTGTGCCCTCTCAGCTGGGGATCCAGGACTCTCCCTCAGAGATGGTCactttacttcttttttaaattctctttttaTTTGACTGGGTTTCACTACATATTTCTGACTGCcttggaacttgttatgtagaccagactggccttgaactcacagagatccttttgCCTCTTGTCTCTCAATTGCTGGGACTAAATAAATGTGCCATCATACTTGGCAATTTTTTCTCCTCAACATGGCCTCatctagactaggctggtcttgaacctctAATTCTctcagctcctgagtgctggggttacaggtgtgtgccaccatgcctggctgctggcTTTACTCTTTCAGCTCCCTCCTATGTCTTTCTCGGGTGGAAGATGGGTCATTGTTTTATGTGGTTCTGGCCTCAGGAttgacagaaaacaagctagagcCCCACTGACCAGTGAGAAAACTGTTGGAGGATAAGTCTTAAGCCTACTTCTGGAGTCACAGGGTAACCCTAACTTCACCCAATACCAAGTCATCTAGGGAGATGCACCTCCCAGTTTTAATAGCCTCTTATTGTGTAGATCAGGTTGGTCACGAACTTGTGAGcccctgcttctgtttcctgagtgctgggatcacacacATGCGTCGCCATGCTTGTTGCTTTGAGTGTCAGTTCTCTTATAGTGAGGTCCATGATGGGACCACCCTCACAGTCACTGGGAAGATGAGGTGAGATTGCCCATAAATTGGCCTGCACAGTGTCTGGCCAGAATGAAGTCtggcccacagccaaacattaggcaaagaGAGCTCCAGTTGGATATCTGCATGGGACCCCTCTGGAagctcagggaaccccacagaagaggggCAGAAAAATTGTAGGAGCCAGGGGGTAGAGGATACTGTGAGAACACGGCCCACAGATATCAACAAAGCAGGGCTcacagggactcacagagactgaagccgCAATCATGGAGCCTGTGTGGTCAATGCCAGgttctctgcatatatgttatagttGTGTAGCTCAGgggttttgtgggactcctagcagtgggagtGGGGTGTCTCTGACGCTTTcatctgctcttgggacccttttcctcctcctgtgTTGCTGAGTCCAGccctgatatgagggtttgtgcctagtcttattgcatcttgttatgctgtgtttggttgatatccctgggaggtctgtccttttttgaagggaaacagaggcggAGTAGATCTGGGGCAGAGGGGAGCTGGTGGTGAGGAAAGTGtcgaggagtggagggaggggaaactatggTTGGGATGTATTGAATGAgaggagaattaaaaaaaaggaatgtagTCTGAATCAATAGAGCATTGTAACTGCTATCCCTGAGAATCGTTTAATGAGCATGTATCAAGAATTTTAACACAAAAGTACCGCAAGAGGCATTCAGGAAGTtgagggctggagatgtagctcagctggcagaCTGTTTGGGGCTGCTAGGCCAGCGAacatgaagctctgggtttgatcctcagcaccacataaaatcAAACCTGGTGGCATGTgcctcccagcactcgggaggcagaagcaggagaataagGTTAGGTTCATCTTTGGCTGTATAGTGAGTGAGTTTagggccagtctaggctacacaTGTCCCTGtctgagaagaaagaagattATTTCCAATAAAGATTAGAATAGGGAAAAAGTGCTTTCATTTTGTTGGGCTCCTGCACAGAGGCTTCCTTAGGAGGTGGTTATTGGGTTGACCCTCCTTGTGGAGGGATTTGTGGGGATGTTGCCAGGGAAGGGACCTTTAGGTAGAGGGAACTCCAAGGCTGGGAGGTGGGCTCCTTGGGACTTTAGGGCAGCTTACAGCCTCAGAGGTTTTGGGTTCCCTGAGGATATATACATCCATTTGACTGAACGTTCTGTGGTTGGTTGTAGGGCCCTTCTTCTGGCTACTGTTCAAGAGTCCCCAGCTGGCGGCCCAGCCCAGCACATACCTGGCCGTGGCAGAGGAACTGGAGAATGTTTCTGGGAAGTACTTTGATGGATTCAGAGAGAAGGCTCCCTCTCCTGAGGCTGAAGATGAGGAAGTAGCCCGGAAACTTTGGGTTGAAAGTGCCCACTTGGTGGGCTTGGATGTGGTTCATGGGTCTCCTGGGAAGGGACATTCCATCCCCAGATAACCTTCAAAGATCCAGATGGAACTGcattagcaaggctgctcctggcCATGCCCATATCATCCTCTAGGGGCAGTGTTGCCGTGTTAGAATCTCAAGCCCGTGGCTGCTGGCTGCCATCTCCTCATCGTCCTCTAGGTGGCAGTGTTGGTCCTAGCTTTTACTGTGGTTTCATTTAGTTTGACCACAGGTAGGCATTCACTCAGGTACAATGTACTCTTGGTTACTGGGGAGCTGGTCCATCAGGTGCCTCCCTTGGGAATCTAAAAGGGGAGACTGTTGGGGGAGTCAGTCACTGTGGTTGTGTGCAATGTGTAAAGACAGTGGTAGCAGTTGTGGTGGATTTACTGGTCCACTGTTAAGAGCAGGTAACCAGGCAAATATGGCAAGTCATAGTTCTCTGTGGGGCCTTGCACAGGTCTGTTGCCTGTCTGACTTAGCTGTTGTTCCtgcttgctttctattgctgtgataaacaccatgaccagaagcaacttggggagaaaaaggtCTATTTAGCCTACAGGTTACAGTTTATCATGGAGGAGGGAAGCCAGCGCAAGAAGCCAGGTGAGAGCTTGAAGCAGATACCAATGGAGGTTTGCTCCCAGGCTCATGTTTGGATACctttctgaaaaataatttttactgttatttttctttacagagaGGGACTCACCTGGCCTTTCTAGAActtgatgtgtagaccaggctggccttgaactcacagatatctgccttctaggattaaaggccctgCCTGGGGATGGCACTATCCACATGGCTTGAATTTCCAACATCAATTAGCAACCAAGGCAGTGTCCCACAGACATTCCCCTAGGGCAGTTTGGTCCATGCAGTTAAGAGTCCGTCCCTCTTTTAGGTATGACAAGTTGACAGCCAAATGAGCCAGGACAGCCCTTGATTGCCAAGGATAACTGCTACCTCAGGGATGGTGTGGTGTGGGTGAAGCTCCTGCCTGACTCAGTAAAGGGCAGCTGAGGACCTCCTGTGCTGGACCCTGGCTGAGGTGCTGCCATCCAGTGGAAACCTTGGCACCCACCCCATCTTGGTTAGCCCTGACCACATGACCTGGGATCATGATCTCTCCAATTCCTGTGGAATTTTGACCTTAGACTCTCAGGCTTGTTTGGTTATAAGAACATgttgggtgtagtggcacacatagGTAACTCCAGCGCCTAAGAGGTGGAGactggaggatcaggagttcaaggttgtcCTCAGCCAGGCTATAAGATCCTGTcagaacaaatcaaaacaatgagATCTCCAAATGTGGCTGAGTCAtgacttaaaataaaacaaacatacatttagtgtatgtgtgtgtgtgtgtacacaaatgtgtgtttgtgtacaggtgtgtgcacatgcctttGTGTACACAGTCCAtgatggaagtcagaggacaacttgtgggaattcaTTCTTGAGAGTCCTGGGGATGCAACTCAGTTTGTCACTCTTGGTGGCAAAGGCCTTTCCTTACCTTCTGAATGAACCATAGTGCCCGCTGAGTCATATATCCTTTTATATGGAATTTACTTCACATACAACTTGTGTATTTATATCTTTTAAGAAATTAAGACTTTCAGTTGTCACAAGACAATGATTTTCCAACAGCTCGCACATATTTTTCATCCATTCTGTTCTTGAATTAGGCTGGATCAActtcactttttttcccccttttttttttcagatagttTCACTCTAGTTCAGGCTAAACTTGAACTCTCAGTactcttgtctcagcctctggAGTCCAGAGATTACAAGCCCAGGACACCCCACAAACTCCCAGTGTTTACAGTCAAATGGAAATAAACATTTCTGTTACTAATTTGTcattgtcattttgttttatgtgggAAGTGTATGTCTCTTGCTGGGACAAAatttctgacaaaagcaacttaaagaagaaaggagagaaggaaggaagaaaggaaggaaggttttAGTCTGGCTGGCAGTTCCACGATACAGTCTGTCATGGTGGCACGAGGCAGGCACTGGGCAGTTCAGTCTGCAGTCAGGGACCAGAGAAAGGATGCTGCTGCTTCACTGCCCTTTGCCTTGaaattttgtacatttttttttttttatgtgtgtatgtatgtgtacacatgctcacatgcatCATGGTGTGCTTGTGGAAACCAGAGGAAAACTTGTGGGAGGTTTGGTGACAAGTGCACGTTTTACCCAATGAGCTCCCTTGCCAGCTCCCTTgcctactattattattattagtgtgtggtGGTGGGGCAGATGAATGCCACATCACGGGTGTGGCAGTGAGAGAACAACTGTTGGGACTCAGTTCTTTCTTGCTGTGGttacttgggttctggggcttAGACTCAGCTGTCAGGCTTTTGTGGC is a genomic window containing:
- the Rdh13 gene encoding retinol dehydrogenase 13 isoform X1 encodes the protein MNRFLLPVSVVGTVIGGTVLLKDYVAGGACPSKATIPGKTVIVTGANTGIGKQTALELAKRGGNIILACRDMEKCEVAAKDIRGETLNPRVRAQHLDLASLKSIREFARKIIKEEERVDILVNNAAVMRCPQWTTEDGFEMQFGVNYLGHFLLTNLLLDKLKASAPSRIINLSSLAHVAGHIDFDDLNWQMKKYDTKAAYCQSKLAVVLFTKELSRRLQGTGVSVNALHPGVARTELGRHTGMHNSTFSGVTLGPFFWLLFKSPQLAAQPSTYLAVAEELENVSGKYFDGFREKAPSPEAEDEEVARKLWVESAHLVGLDVVHGSPGKGHSIPR
- the Rdh13 gene encoding retinol dehydrogenase 13 isoform X2 → MEKCEVAAKDIRGETLNPRVRAQHLDLASLKSIREFARKIIKEEERVDILVNNAAVMRCPQWTTEDGFEMQFGVNYLGHFLLTNLLLDKLKASAPSRIINLSSLAHVAGHIDFDDLNWQMKKYDTKAAYCQSKLAVVLFTKELSRRLQGTGVSVNALHPGVARTELGRHTGMHNSTFSGVTLGPFFWLLFKSPQLAAQPSTYLAVAEELENVSGKYFDGFREKAPSPEAEDEEVARKLWVESAHLVGLDVVHGSPGKGHSIPR